In Actinoplanes derwentensis, the following proteins share a genomic window:
- a CDS encoding TetR/AcrR family transcriptional regulator → MSPERAPAATPASAPARPLRRDAQRNRDSLLAAARAVFAEQGMQASLEQVAKRAGVAIGTLYNHFPARLDLVQEVFADKLATWVAAAEQALSMDDAWDGLCLFLETMCELQSRDRGFNDFASIRLPENACLAGQQTRIHELGVRIVERAREQGRLRPDLVPEDLAFVIWSHSRIIEATDEIAPNAWRRHLYLMLDGFRAERAHPLPEPPLTSAQLYRAMLRLGGADHDTD, encoded by the coding sequence ATGTCCCCTGAACGCGCACCGGCCGCGACCCCCGCCTCCGCTCCCGCCCGGCCGCTGCGTCGCGACGCCCAGCGCAACCGCGACTCGCTGCTCGCCGCGGCTCGGGCTGTGTTCGCCGAGCAGGGGATGCAGGCGTCGCTGGAGCAGGTCGCCAAGCGTGCCGGGGTGGCCATCGGCACGCTCTACAACCACTTCCCCGCCCGGCTGGACCTGGTGCAGGAGGTCTTCGCCGACAAACTCGCGACCTGGGTCGCCGCCGCCGAGCAGGCCCTGAGCATGGACGACGCCTGGGACGGGCTGTGCCTGTTCCTGGAAACCATGTGCGAACTGCAGTCCCGCGACCGGGGCTTCAACGACTTCGCCTCGATCCGGCTGCCGGAGAACGCCTGCCTGGCCGGCCAGCAGACCCGGATCCATGAGCTCGGCGTGCGCATCGTCGAACGGGCGCGAGAGCAGGGCCGCCTGCGACCCGACCTGGTGCCCGAGGATCTCGCCTTCGTCATCTGGTCCCACAGCCGGATCATCGAGGCGACCGACGAGATCGCCCCGAACGCCTGGCGCCGCCACCTGTACCTCATGCTCGACGGCTTCCGCGCCGAGCGCGCCCACCCGCTGCCCGAACCGCCCCTGACCTCCGCACAGCTCTACCGCGCCATGCTCCGCCTCGGCGGCGCCGACCACGACACCGATTGA
- a CDS encoding RNA-guided endonuclease InsQ/TnpB family protein: protein MTSSVKRAFKFRFYPDPEQADLLNRTFGCVRKVYNLALQARTEGWYQRQERVNYNATSAMLTAWKKSEELAFLNEVSSVPLQQCLRHLQGAFSAFWEKRTRYPRFKSKRKSRASAEFTPSAFRFKDGKLTLAKMSAPLDIVWSRPLPEGQTPSTVTVSRDSAGRWFVSLLCEDIPAPMPATTAAVGIDAGLTHLVTLSTGEKVANPRHERTDRKRLARAQRELARKDKGSKNRAEARLKVARVHARITDRRRDILHKLTTRLVRENQTIVIEDLAVRNMVKNHSLARAISDAAWHDFRSLLTYKAEWYGRDLVVIDRWYPSSKVCSACGAIADKMPLNVREWTCRCGTTHDRDVNAARNILAAGLAVSACGAGVRPQRGNLRSGRQAVKQEPGGRPPESPSFRTPLGNGQTI, encoded by the coding sequence GTGACCTCAAGCGTGAAGCGGGCGTTCAAGTTCCGCTTCTACCCGGACCCGGAGCAGGCCGACCTGCTGAACCGGACGTTCGGGTGCGTGCGCAAGGTCTACAACCTGGCGTTGCAGGCCCGCACCGAGGGCTGGTACCAGCGCCAGGAGCGAGTCAACTACAACGCCACCAGCGCCATGCTGACCGCGTGGAAGAAGTCCGAGGAACTGGCCTTCCTCAACGAGGTGTCCTCCGTGCCCTTGCAGCAGTGCCTGCGGCACCTGCAAGGCGCGTTCTCCGCGTTCTGGGAGAAACGGACCCGCTACCCGCGCTTCAAGTCCAAGCGCAAGTCGCGGGCGTCGGCCGAGTTCACCCCGTCCGCGTTCCGCTTCAAGGACGGCAAGCTGACCCTGGCGAAGATGTCCGCTCCGCTGGACATCGTCTGGTCCAGGCCGCTGCCCGAGGGGCAGACACCGTCCACGGTGACGGTGTCGCGGGACTCGGCGGGCCGCTGGTTCGTGTCCCTGCTCTGCGAGGACATCCCGGCCCCGATGCCTGCCACCACGGCAGCGGTCGGGATCGACGCCGGGTTGACCCATCTGGTCACCCTGTCCACCGGGGAGAAGGTCGCCAACCCCCGCCACGAACGCACCGACCGCAAGCGGCTGGCCCGCGCGCAGCGAGAACTGGCCCGCAAGGACAAGGGCTCCAAGAACCGGGCCGAGGCCCGGCTCAAGGTTGCCCGCGTCCACGCCCGCATCACCGACCGGCGACGCGACATCCTGCACAAACTGACTACTCGGCTCGTTCGTGAGAACCAAACGATCGTGATCGAGGACCTGGCCGTACGCAACATGGTCAAGAACCACAGCCTGGCCCGCGCCATCAGCGACGCGGCCTGGCATGACTTCCGCTCCCTGCTGACCTACAAGGCCGAGTGGTACGGCCGGGACCTGGTCGTGATCGACCGCTGGTACCCGTCGTCCAAGGTCTGCTCGGCGTGCGGAGCCATCGCTGACAAGATGCCGCTGAACGTACGGGAATGGACGTGCCGGTGCGGCACGACCCACGACCGTGACGTGAACGCGGCACGCAACATTTTGGCCGCCGGGCTGGCGGTGTCTGCCTGTGGAGCCGGCGTAAGACCTCAACGGGGGAATCTCCGTTCGGGGCGGCAGGCTGTGAAGCAGGAACCCGGCGGGCGACCGCCGGAATCCCCGTCCTTTAGGACCCCGTTGGGGAACGGCCAAACCATCTGA
- a CDS encoding IS1182 family transposase, whose protein sequence is MSLEAWDDRGVPELTARVVRASFPKGTLAVRIRDALGPVFGDSAFALAFPAVGRPAASPGVLALVSVLQYAEGLSDRQAADQVRARMDWKYLLGLELDDPGFDYTILGDFRARLIKHGLEEKVLEVILDHCSRLGLLRAGGRQRTDSTHVLAAVRTLNRMEFVGETLRAALEVLAKTAPQWLAPRIDADWAGRYGARIDSYRFPKGDDVRMRWAEQVGRDGYLILDAVAAPGAPAWLREIPAVQVLGQVWEQQYQRAGEEVHWREGKDLPPSRNRLASPYDIDARYGLKRGLGWSGYKVHFSETCEADLPRIITGVLTTDATVTDTETTGTIHQNMACRQRVPGEHVVDAGYVTAAHIVTARDEHGIDLLGPVGLDTHQGERFPQSAFRIDWQSKAVTCPQGKTSISWSAQRKSSGTELARVHFAAGDCTGCPVRAECTTASVNSKWGRSLTLLPAAQQEVLEARRGEQVTEAWQQRYHIRAGVEATISQVVRHTGIRSTRYTGADKTHLGHLLAATAANIVRIDAWLTGTPLGRTRTSHLTQLDLDLAG, encoded by the coding sequence GTGTCGCTGGAAGCGTGGGATGACCGTGGGGTGCCGGAGTTGACCGCGCGGGTGGTGCGGGCGTCGTTCCCGAAGGGCACTCTCGCGGTGCGGATCCGAGACGCGCTCGGGCCGGTCTTTGGCGATTCGGCGTTCGCACTGGCGTTCCCGGCGGTGGGCCGTCCGGCGGCCTCGCCGGGGGTGTTGGCGCTGGTGTCGGTGCTGCAGTACGCGGAAGGGCTCAGCGACAGGCAGGCCGCTGACCAGGTCCGGGCCAGGATGGACTGGAAGTACCTGCTCGGTCTGGAACTCGATGATCCCGGTTTCGACTACACGATCCTTGGCGATTTCCGGGCCCGGCTGATCAAACATGGGCTGGAGGAGAAGGTCCTGGAGGTGATCCTGGACCACTGCTCGCGGCTGGGACTGCTGCGCGCCGGTGGCCGGCAACGCACCGACTCCACCCATGTGCTGGCAGCGGTGCGCACGTTGAACCGGATGGAGTTCGTCGGGGAAACCCTGCGGGCGGCCCTCGAAGTCCTGGCCAAGACCGCTCCACAGTGGCTCGCCCCACGCATCGATGCCGACTGGGCCGGGCGATACGGTGCCCGGATCGACTCGTACCGCTTCCCCAAGGGCGACGACGTGCGCATGCGGTGGGCTGAGCAGGTAGGGCGGGACGGCTATCTGATCCTGGACGCGGTCGCTGCACCCGGTGCGCCGGCATGGTTGCGGGAGATCCCGGCGGTCCAGGTCCTCGGCCAGGTGTGGGAGCAGCAGTACCAGCGTGCTGGTGAGGAGGTGCACTGGCGGGAGGGCAAAGACCTCCCGCCCAGTAGAAACCGGCTGGCCTCGCCGTACGACATCGACGCCCGCTACGGCCTCAAACGGGGTCTGGGCTGGTCCGGTTACAAGGTGCATTTCAGCGAGACCTGCGAGGCGGACCTGCCGCGGATCATCACTGGTGTGCTGACCACCGATGCCACAGTCACCGACACCGAGACAACCGGGACCATCCATCAGAACATGGCCTGCCGGCAACGAGTGCCGGGCGAACATGTGGTCGACGCCGGTTACGTCACCGCCGCGCACATCGTGACCGCTCGCGACGAACACGGTATCGATCTGCTCGGTCCGGTAGGACTGGATACCCACCAGGGCGAACGTTTCCCGCAGAGCGCCTTCCGCATCGACTGGCAGTCCAAGGCCGTGACCTGCCCGCAGGGCAAGACCAGTATCAGCTGGTCGGCCCAGCGCAAGAGCAGCGGCACCGAACTGGCACGAGTGCACTTCGCCGCCGGTGACTGCACGGGTTGCCCGGTCCGGGCCGAGTGCACCACTGCCAGCGTCAACAGTAAATGGGGTCGCAGCCTCACCCTGCTTCCCGCAGCTCAGCAGGAAGTCTTGGAGGCCAGACGTGGTGAACAGGTCACCGAGGCGTGGCAGCAGCGCTACCACATCCGCGCCGGAGTCGAGGCCACGATCTCCCAGGTCGTCCGGCACACCGGAATCCGGAGCACCCGATACACCGGTGCGGACAAGACCCACCTCGGTCACCTCCTCGCCGCTACCGCAGCCAACATCGTCCGCATCGACGCCTGGCTCACCGGAACACCACTCGGCCGAACCAGAACCAGCCACCTCACCCAACTCGACCTCGACCTCGCTGGCTGA
- a CDS encoding IS256 family transposase: MMADAKARGLELTGPNGLLKLFTKNVLETALNEEMTEHLGHEKNRAEVGRPSVNVRNGSRSKVVVSDAVGEVVIDVPRDREGTFEPKIVQKRQRRLSEVDQVILSLYAKGLTTGEISAHFAEIYGASVSKETVSRITDKVLDEQAQWSARPLDAVYAAVFIDAVVVKVRDGQVANRPIYAAIGVTLDGCKDVLGLWAGVGGEGAKFWMSVLVDLKNRGVRDAFFVVCDGLKGLPEVVTNVWPLAVVQTCIIHLIRNTFRLTSRADADTIKRDIKPICTAPNAEAALAALDDLDEKWGKKYRAMIRLWRNAWNEFIPFLDYDVEIRKVICSTNAIESLNARYRRAVRARGHFPTEQAALKCLYLVTRSLDPTGAGRTRWTMRWKPAIDAFAITFSDRWPGAETY; the protein is encoded by the coding sequence ATGATGGCTGACGCGAAGGCTCGCGGGCTGGAGCTGACCGGCCCGAACGGGTTATTGAAGCTGTTCACCAAGAATGTCTTGGAGACGGCATTGAATGAGGAGATGACCGAACATCTCGGTCACGAGAAGAATCGTGCCGAGGTGGGCCGGCCGTCGGTGAACGTGCGGAACGGCAGTCGCTCGAAGGTTGTCGTCTCTGATGCCGTCGGTGAAGTAGTCATTGATGTTCCCCGGGATCGGGAGGGGACATTCGAACCGAAGATCGTCCAAAAGCGCCAACGTCGTCTTTCTGAAGTGGACCAGGTGATATTGTCGCTTTATGCGAAGGGTTTGACTACTGGCGAGATCTCGGCGCATTTCGCGGAGATCTATGGTGCATCCGTTTCCAAGGAGACGGTATCGCGTATCACCGACAAGGTCCTCGATGAGCAGGCGCAGTGGTCGGCCCGGCCGTTGGACGCGGTCTACGCCGCCGTTTTCATCGACGCCGTCGTGGTCAAGGTTCGGGATGGCCAGGTCGCGAACCGGCCGATCTACGCGGCCATCGGCGTCACCCTGGACGGCTGCAAGGACGTACTGGGCCTGTGGGCCGGCGTCGGCGGAGAGGGGGCGAAGTTCTGGATGAGCGTGTTGGTCGATCTGAAGAACCGTGGCGTGCGGGACGCGTTCTTTGTGGTCTGTGACGGGTTGAAAGGCCTACCCGAAGTCGTGACGAACGTGTGGCCCCTGGCCGTGGTCCAGACCTGCATCATTCACCTGATCCGTAATACCTTCCGGCTGACGTCCCGCGCCGACGCCGACACGATAAAACGTGACATCAAGCCGATTTGCACCGCCCCGAACGCCGAAGCCGCACTCGCGGCACTGGACGATCTCGACGAGAAATGGGGGAAGAAATATCGGGCCATGATCCGGCTGTGGCGCAACGCCTGGAACGAGTTTATCCCGTTCCTGGATTACGATGTCGAGATCAGGAAAGTGATCTGTTCGACGAATGCCATCGAGTCGTTGAACGCCCGATATCGGCGGGCGGTCCGCGCCCGCGGGCATTTCCCGACCGAGCAGGCTGCGTTGAAGTGTTTGTACCTGGTCACACGCAGCCTGGACCCGACCGGAGCCGGCCGTACACGATGGACGATGCGGTGGAAACCTGCCATCGATGCCTTCGCCATCACCTTCAGTGACCGATGGCCAGGAGCCGAGACCTACTAA